TGCCGACCCCGAAGTCTCCGTAAAAATAAAGGCCGTGCTTTGTTTTACCAGGTACAAAGTCTTTTACATATTTTTCCGCTGTTTGAATCGCGTCGAAACGTTCGGGATTGATCTCGATTTCTAAAAAACGGGCATTTAACACTTCTTTTGGTACGTATAGGCTTTGAAAAAGCGATCTTTGCCTACGCTCTTCATCTTGTTTTTCTTTTAAAGGGCACGGGGAATAGCCAACGTCAATCGAACCTTGATTTAAAAAGAGATTGGGGCTATAGCCTTTCAACACATTTGGGCATAATGCTAAACCAGGGCATTTTACACAGTTTTTATGTTGTTGATTAAATTCATATAGCTTGGACAAACTTCTTTCAACGGTTGTTCTCGATAAAGCATGATCCGCTACAAATTCACGTATCTGTTCATTTGAAAGGATCTCTTTTTTAACTTTTAACAGCCTGTTTTGAAAGCTGTTTTTGTTCATCATCTCTTGAAGCGTATTTTTAATGGGTTCCATTTCCTGCACCTTCTTTATAACGGTTTTTCGGCAGGGCTAATCGCTATACTTTTTGAGCCGGGCTTCAAGCTGCCTTTTCTGTTGTTCAAAATCCGATAAATCTTGAACAGGTTCCTGTTTATTTTCAGTCATCCATTTCGGAAGTTTATCTTTACGTTCATTTTTTGCAGAATACGCCTTCTTCCGCGCAGTTGCAGGTTTTGACCATTCCTGATATTTTCGGTGCTCTGATTTCGCCAACGCCATGGCTTCACTTACAGTCTTAATGTTTTTCCTAGCCCAATGGGCAGCGATTTTTTCGATATAGGCTTTCACCATTTTCATATCATTCGTCCGCATGACATAATCGATTAATACGTTCACAACACCCGGATTCAAATTTTGTTCAAACATAATGCCTTCAATAATTTTTATATCACTTGCAGCTGGCTTGGCACCACCGGCCATTTTTTCCAGTTGTTCGTACGGGCTGATCGATTCAAATAATTCCATTGCTTTTTCCTCTTCTGTCTCAGCTTGCTTCTTTTTCTGTTGTTTGTACATTGGTGGTTGAATTCGCAAACTTAAATGAGGAAGCTTGTTCTGATGTTGAACGGCATACCATTCATGTGTCGATTTTCGAAGGGCTTCAGCACTCAATTCATCATATTTGACATAAGTTGATTCGATCAATTGCTTCATTTGCAAAGGTTCAATGTTGTATATGTAAACAAGTTTTTTGATTGTATCTTTCATTTCGGCATTTAGCGCATCTTTCGGAACGATTAGATCAGATAAGCTTTGTTCGAGCCACTCCATGTCAAAGTCCTCAGCGATTGAAATGGACGAACCGGTTTTTTCTTTTAAATAGGCGCTGCCTTCTTCAAGCTCCATCGCTTGAGAGATTTCTGAAGACTCTGTTGTCCTCATTTCAGAAGGATGGAGCGAATCGTATACTTCATTAAATGCCGCTGTTATGAGAGTAAATCCTTCTACATGGGTGGTGGTTGTAAATTTTCTCTTTAATTGTTGAAATTGATGATTTCCCAACCGGTTATAAAGATAAACATTTAATGCCCCATCATTAAAAAAATTATCCGGTGACATTGGCACTTCAAGTTGATACAAGTAACTTCTTTCCCCATTCTCTTCTTTTACATATGTTGTGAGAAGGCCAATCCCTTCTAATTTTTTTCTTGCCAGCAAAATTTCCTTTAAATCGAGTTGGGTTATATTCATTAGGCTGCGATGAGTCGCACGTTCGCTCCAGTCTTGTTCATTTTCCAATTGGCTCCACAGTGTCATATATAGGCTGTAGGCAACTGCGCCAATGAGCGGTTGATACAAAGAAGTCAACGTTTTTCTATAAAAATCATGCATCAATCCGTTCGAACGCACTTGGTAGTGATCAATCGGAAGCAACTCTTTCCAATGATTCCCCATCACAATCCCCCATTTTTCCGTAAAAACAATCCGCCCATTCTAGTACTCCTTTGAATATGCTATAACCTCATCGAATTAACAACAGAAATTCTCTTCCTGTCATTGCGGCATGCTAATGTTAATTTTAAACGGCGTAAAGCCGTTAAGATTGACGGAAGTCAATCTTCGTTGGTTGAAGCCAAGAGGCAGATAAGCTCGCTTATCAAGACTCTTGGATGCAACCAACGAAAAATCAACATTTCTTCCCCGAAAAACTTCATGGATTGCAAGTCTTTAGCTGGAAAAAAAGAGCATAAAGTCAATATGGCTTTAGGCTCTTTCTTGATCATCCATGTTATCATTTATCCACACGCTTCAATAATTCTTTTAACTCTTCTACAAATACGTTTATATCTTTAAATTGCCTGTAAACAGATGCAAATCTTACATATGCCACTTCGTCAATATCAGCAAGATGCTCCATTACTAGTTCGCCAACATCCTCACTGCTCACTTCAAGTGAGCCTTCATTCCTTAATTCTTTTTCAATATTGCTAACGGCATCTTCGAGAACTTCAAGTGGGACAGGACGCTTTTCACACGCTTTAATTAAACCTCGAAGCACTTTTTCTCTGCTAAATTCTTCTCTTGTTCCGCCTTTTTTTACAACGATAAGCGGCGTCTCTTCCACTGTTTCAAATGTTGTGAAACGATAATTACAAGCTTCACACTCTCTTCGCCGCCTAATGGAGCGAGCTTCGTGAACAGGTCTTGAGTCCAACACCCTTGTACCATTATGCTGACAACTTGGACAACGCACAATATCAACTCCACTCCAATTTCACTTAACTCTAGAATAGCAGGATTTTCGACACTTTACAACGATTAGGTAAGTACGTTCATGTATTTTCCAACATCTATTATTCCGGTATTTCTAATACATTTTCCATAATCTCCTTCATGGAAAACGATACACAAGAAATATTGTCAGATTGGATTTTGTCATCTTCTTCGTATACTGTGGGCAAGGTATATTGCTCACCACTCAGTAAATATTGTTCGATACACCGATTGTTTGGATCAACAATCCAATACTCTGGGATTGAAAATCGTTCGTATGTTTCCAGCTTGCTTTCTTTATCTCTTTTAACCGAAGATGGGGATAAAATTTCAATGACAAGATCAGGGGAACCTACAATTCCGCGTTTTTTTACAATTTTAGAAAAACGGTCACGATGAACGAGAACTAAATCCGGTTGCCTGACCATCGTGTCCGACAAAATTAAATCGATTGGTGCACAAAAACATATATAGTTTTCTTCGCAGCTGTTTAAAAACCTTTTATGAATTTCCGAACTAACCATTTGATGACTGGGTGTCGGAGATGGACTCATTAATTCCAAAACGCCGTCAACCAACTCATAACGTTTGCCGTCATCTAGACTGGCATAATCATTATAGGTCAATGGGTTTTCATGTATGACATCCTTCTTCTTTGAATATCTCATTTGGCCAGCCTCCCAAATAAAATAGGATGTTGCTATGATTATCTCTCATAACGACATCCCCGTAAAGAAAAAACAGAGGAAGAGTTCTTCCCCTGTCAAGTGTTTTATAGCATTTCAAAAACTTGCTGAACATCTTTATCCCCACGCCCTGACAAATTCACGATCAGGACATCATCCTTCTTAAGCGTTGGTGCGAGTTTAAGTGTATAGGCAATAGCGTGCGCACTTTCTAATGCAGGAATAATTCCTTCTGTTTTCGATAAAATTTGAAATGCCTCAAGCACTTCTTCATTCGTAACAGTGTAATATTCTGCACGTTCCGATACCTTCAAGTGACTATGTTCAGGGCCAATGCCTGGATAGTCTAATCCTGCGGCAATCGAATACGTTGGTTTTGGATTCCCTTCTTCATCAATCAGTGCCAAACATTTAAATCCATGCAGTTCAGCGGGAACGCCTTCCGTCAAAGATGGGGCTTTATCAGGCTCTACACCAATGAGGCGGACATTATCTTCCTCGATATAATGAGCAAACGCTCCAATCGCGTTGCTTCCTCCCCCAACGCAAGCAATAACAGCGGTCGGTAGCTTTCCTTCTTTCTCCATAATTTGTCTTTTTGATTCTTCGCTAATAATCGATTGGAAATGTTTCACGATCGTCGGATACGGATGAGGGCCTACCGCAGAACCAAGCAAGTAGAACGTATTCTTGTGATTTTGTACGAGATCGTTCAATGCTTCATCTACGGCGTCTTTTAAACGTCCTTGTCCTTTCTCGACAGGGACAACTTTTGCACCTAATAATTCCATACGAAATACATTCAGAGCCTGCCTTTTTGTATCTTCTGCACCCATATAGATGACACAATCCATGCCAAACATCGCGCAGGCAGTAGCTGTCGCCACCCCGTGTTGGCCTGCGCCGGTTTCAGCGATAATTCGCTTTACTCCCATTCGTTTCGCAAGTAAAATTTGTCCGATAGCATTATTTATTTTGTGCGCGCCTGTATGGTTCAAATCTTCTCGTTTTAAATAAATTTTTGCTCCGCCCAGCCGGTTTGTTAATCTTTCCGCATAAGTTAGTGGATTTTCCCTGCCGACATATTCCTTTAAATAGTAATTGTATTCCTGAATAAACTCTTCATCATCTTTATACTTTTCAAATTGTTTATCTAAATCGTCCAATACTTCTTGCAGATCAGGAGGTACAAAGCTCCCGCCAAATTGTCCAAAGTAACCTTTTTCCTTCACTATGCTCATCTCAGCTCTCCTCCGTATTTGAATAATATACTGTAAATTTTAACAGGAAGATGTGCGCTTGTATAGGATAAAATCAAATTTTCCGGCGATATCAATTGTAATCTCTTCCTTTTCATGACATCTCAAACAAACATAGCTGACACTTTGTTTCTTGGACTTGTTGATATTTATGATTTCTTCTTTTTCTTTCCGTTTTTCCGGTATTTGGATACCAGTGAGATTGTTAATATTCTAAAAAAGCTTTCTTATAATTTAAAAAAGAAGCAACACTTCTTCCTAAAAAAGAAAGAGGACGCTTCTTTTAAAATGACTATTTATTTTTATTTTTGTTTTTATTTTCCTCAATTGCTTTTTTCATTAAGTCACGAGTCTTTTGTCGTTCTTCCGCTGTATCTGGAAGTGCCCAAGCATAAATGCCATTGTCCTTTGTATCAATTTCGTGTGCCAGTTGACCAATCTTACTTAACGAGCGATCTTTTATCATCATATCACTCTCCTTCCATTAAGTATAACTTACGAAGTCGAATTGATTCAAGTTCAAAAATAACTAGACGATTATTGCCAATGTATCGAGCCCCAAGACTCTCATAATATCGAATAAGTCTTGGATTGATTTTGCTTTCAATACATACAATCCCATCATTCCCGCTCTCAAAGCTTTTCATGCATACAAAAGCCAATAGCGGGTGAGCAATAAATAATCCCCATCTGTTCCTATTATCGGGAGAAGACTCAAGAAATCTAACCAAAACAAAGCCTTCATCATACTCAAAAGATATCAACCCTTGTATGTCAGGAGAACCAAGTATTATTAACTTATATACCTCCCGACGAGGATTGTTAAACTCTGTCCTCCAGTCAAAGAACCAACCATGTTTAGATGGAGAAACCCCTGGAAGGTCATCCAAATTTAATGGTTCAACATTACCTGTAAACGTCTCACTTTTACTTAATTTCCTATGTACTTTAACCCTCAACATATCACCAACTCTTAAGCATGATAAGTATATTATATCAAAAATTCAGACAATAATAAGATTCTTTTGTTTCTTATCAGTCGATATTCAAGGGATCTATTTATAAATTCTGACTATTCTGTTGACATTATTCATTATTTAAAATATAATAAAACCATACTAAAAAGTATGTATATAATGCACTTAAAAGTTTTTGAGGTGTTGTAAATTGAAACCATATGACAAAATTATGGATGCTGTTAAGAATCTTGCTACGCATTATCCATATGACAAAATAACCTATGCTGATGTGGCAAAAGAAGCTAACGTTCATTGGACCACAGTACGACGGCATTTAGGAAATAAAGAGAATTTGAAAAAAAAACTGCTGGCTTATCAATCCGAGAATAATCATTCCTTCACAGATACTCGAACAAAAATCCTTGATGCAGCCGAAAAAACTTTTACAAAATATGGCTATGAAGGAGCTACTTTAGATCAGGTAGCCAAAGAAGCAGGATTGACAAAAGGTGCTGTGTATTGGCATTTTACGAGCAAAAGTGATTTGTTCTTAGTCCTTACGGACCGTAGTCTTAAAAAACTTATAGAAGGTCTTCCCCAACAGTCAGAGGATATTTTTAATTCCAGGAGTTCGATGGAGGCATTAAAAGTACTTTTAGAAAACGAATTTCGTGCTTGTGCAGAAGAAAAGAACGATAAACCATTACTCTTTTTTGAATTTATTTCAAAACGCAGAGATCAGGAAATTAAAGAAAAGTTAAGCACGTCTTTTTCACAGTTATTCGAAGGGACTTCTGAGATTTTGAAAAAACTTCAACAACAAAATCTTGTAACACGTGATGTTGATTCCCACGCGTTATCAGTTATTCTTCATGCATTAACAAATGGCATCATGCTAATGTCCTTAGTCTCTCCAGATCATGTACCATTACGTACAATCGCTGACGATGTTTCAAAGATTATTTGGAAAGGAATAATGCCCGAAAATTAATCCCGTACATTTACGGGATTTTTAAAGAAGCTAACATACTTAAAAGTATGTGAATAATGTTATTTACTGAGCGTTTAAAAAAATGTTAAAAAGGAGAAGGAAGCATTGGTCATTACGATATTACTGCTTATCTCTGTATTTATTGGTGGGCTATATGTTTATAACCAAGTGCAATTTAAAAAAGCAGAATCCTTATATCCACCAATTGGAAAATTTATAACAGTTGATGATGTTAAACTTCATTATATTTCTGAAGGAAGTGGTCAACCAATCGTGTTACTACATGGAGGAATGCTTTCTAGTGGAGATTTTATAGATGTCATAAAGTTAGCCGCTAAACAAGGTTATCACGCAATAGCGTTTGACAGGCCTGGATACGGATATAGTGAGAGACCTAAACAAATAGAAATGACCCCTATTTTTCAAGCGAAGCTTATTCATAAGGCATTAAAGAAATTAAGAATCAACAAACCTATTATTCTAGTCGGACATTCGTGGAGTGGTACGATGACCCTTTCCTATGCACTCCAATATCCTAGTGAAGTAGCTGGAATTGTAACGTTAGGAGCAGCAATGTATAAAGAGGGTTATCCCGCAGAACATGGCGATTTCCTATCCAAACTGGTAACAACCCCCATTTTAGGTAGTTTTATTTTAAATACATTGTTAAAAACTCCACTAGGAAAAGGGATGGCAAATGCAATGGCAACCGCAACATTCGAACCTGAAAAAGTACCGGAGGGTTACAGAGAAAAGGTTTATGCTTTAGGCTTCCGTCCAGGCCACTTTAAAGCAAACCGTGAGGATGTCCTTGCTTTCCCGGAAACCTCAAAAAATTTGAGTAGTAGATATAAAGAAATTAATATACCTGCCATGATTATCGTCGGGGAAAAGGATCCTTTTGGGACAATTGAACAAGCTCAACGATTAAAAAATGAGATTCCCCATGCAACCTTGATGCTTATTCCGAACATCGGTCATATGATTCCAGAACTTCATCCAGAAATAGTCATGGACATTGTAAATGCTTTAGTACTTAAAAAATAATTCCATCTGGCAATCGGGAAGATATATGAAGATATATATTTGTACATCGATTAAACATTTTTAAGAATGGCGAAGGAGATTCTTTTGTATCTTGCCGATTGATGTTCTAGGAAACTCCTTAACAAATTCAATATGCTCTGGGATTTTAAAGTCAGAAAGAGATTCTTTGCAAAAAGCGATGATTTCCTCTTTCGTTATCGTTACCCCTTCGTGTAGTTGTATAAATGCTTTTACAACTTCATCTCTTATTTTTTATCTAGAACAGATATTACAGCTGAATCTCGTGCAGCTGGATAAGAATTAATAGGGCATAATTTTTCAAATATATGAAGGCTTGAAGCAGATTATTAATAGCAAATTGGAGATTTATGGAATGCAGCAGATGAAATGGAAAACATGGAGTTGACATTTTATCAATGGTTTCGATAGCGATTTATAGATTAAAAGAGTATTTGCTAGGTTTTTTGGTAGGGAGTAATTCTCTTCCGTAAGATGGTAGTAAAGGGAAATTATGATGTATAAATTTCCCTCACTACATTTATAAATTCCTTTAGTGCATAAGATTTATATGCATTTTTTTTAGTAATTATTCCAATGTTCCAAACCGTTTTTGGTTGTGTAATCGGTAAGGCGACAATATCAATATCATTTAATTTATTGGCAAGTATTTTGGGAATTACAGTTATCCCCAACTGGGCAGATACTAGCTGTAATACTAAATCCCATTGCTTGCTTTGGAATGTGACCTCTGGGGAGAAACCTGACTCGATACAATGATTTCGAATGAGATTATATAATGCAAATGACTTATCGAATAAAATAAACTTTTCTTCTTTCAATTGGGATAGGCTTACTTCTTCTGCTCCAGCAAGCGGGTGCTTTGATGAAACGCAAACAACAAATGTATCTTGATAAATGACTTCAGCATCTAACGTGTTAGATGCTGGCAAGACGACAAAGCCGATATCCAATTCCCCACGATTTACTAAACTTTCTATAATGACGCTTCCATCTTCTTCGGTTGTTAACGTCACTTTAGGGTATTTTTTCAAAAAATGATAAGCGACTTGAGGAAAGAAGACAGTTCCAATAATTTGCGGGATTCCTACCCTTACCTCACCTATAATAACTTCGGATAGTTCATGTAAAGATTCGGGTATGCTCGTTACTTTTGCCAATATTTCTTTACTTTTCTCATAAAGAACTTTTCCTTCATCTGTTAGTTGAATTTTTTTGCTTGATCGATCAAATAATGTGACTTTCAGTTCTTGTTCCAACTTTTGAATTGTTTTGCTTAAGGCTGGCTGACCTACATATAGTGCTTCGGCAGCTTTTGTAAACCCTTTTTTTTCTACAACTGTAATGAACACTTCTAACGATCGTAACTGTAGTTGCATAGTCACCTCCAGGTTTATTCCAAAAAGGAATGTTTTATATTCCTTTGATGTATTTTACTTCATGATAACGGAAGTGTAAAATGATAACACAGTTGAATACGCTTTCAATTGAATATTTTTTGAAAGTGAATACAATTTATCTTATGTTTTTTATGGAAAGGGGAGGATTATTATGAGAAAAGCCCATGCACTATGGATTACTGCGTTCTTTATTATTTATTTATTAACCTTTTTACCGAATTTCGGTATTATGAATGACCTAAAATTCATCGGATTTTTGCCACAATCTTTAGCTTGGGTTTTGCTGTTAAATGCAATTAATACTGTCATTATTTTTGTTATATATTTTAAGTTTTTTAAACCGTTTGCACAGAACGTAGAAGAAAAAATGATGAAAATTGAACAGGAGGGTGAACAAACATGAGCCAGGTTGCAGTGACGATTGTCGTATTAATTTTATTTTTAGGGATATTACTCTGGATTAGTAACTTGGCATCTAAGTCGAACATTGCCACTCCAAGTGATTTCTTCCTTGCAAACAGAAGTCTTGGAACGATTGTCATGACGATGACAACAGGTGCTAGTTATTTCAGTACATGGACATTGCTTGGTTCAATTGGTAACCATTACCGCGATGGGGTTTGGTTTTCAGCTTTTGCCGCCTGGGCTGTTGTTCATGCTTTATTCATCTGGTTATTTGGTTCGCGAATTTGGTATTTGGGAAGAAAGCATAACTTTGTGACGCCAGGCGACATGATGGAAAAATATTATAAAAGTCCTTTTTTAAGAATACTATTTGCTCTCGTCGGGATGATTGGCCTTATCCCATATATGCTTATTCAAATAACTGGAGGGGCTTTTTCTTTAAATAGTTTAACTAATAACGCGATCCCGTATTGGGTTGGCATTTTGATTATGGGTGTTTTCGTCGGGATTATTGTCACGCTGAGTGGTGGACGAGGCGCAGCATGGGCGGATACATTTATGGGCTTTTTCTTTGGAACGACATTATTAGTCATTACGCTCATCTTTATTTATAGTGCTGGGGGTTTTAATGCGTTCGTTAATTTGCAATCGGTAGCACCTGAAATTCTTGTAAATAAAGGGCAATTCCCTGGTATAGTAGAAACAGCTGTTGGGTTAATGTTCGGATTTTGGATTATGCCTCATATGTGGCAA
The genomic region above belongs to Pueribacillus theae and contains:
- a CDS encoding alpha/beta fold hydrolase — translated: MVITILLLISVFIGGLYVYNQVQFKKAESLYPPIGKFITVDDVKLHYISEGSGQPIVLLHGGMLSSGDFIDVIKLAAKQGYHAIAFDRPGYGYSERPKQIEMTPIFQAKLIHKALKKLRINKPIILVGHSWSGTMTLSYALQYPSEVAGIVTLGAAMYKEGYPAEHGDFLSKLVTTPILGSFILNTLLKTPLGKGMANAMATATFEPEKVPEGYREKVYALGFRPGHFKANREDVLAFPETSKNLSSRYKEINIPAMIIVGEKDPFGTIEQAQRLKNEIPHATLMLIPNIGHMIPELHPEIVMDIVNALVLKK
- a CDS encoding sodium:solute symporter family protein, with protein sequence MSQVAVTIVVLILFLGILLWISNLASKSNIATPSDFFLANRSLGTIVMTMTTGASYFSTWTLLGSIGNHYRDGVWFSAFAAWAVVHALFIWLFGSRIWYLGRKHNFVTPGDMMEKYYKSPFLRILFALVGMIGLIPYMLIQITGGAFSLNSLTNNAIPYWVGILIMGVFVGIIVTLSGGRGAAWADTFMGFFFGTTLLVITLIFIYSAGGFNAFVNLQSVAPEILVNKGQFPGIVETAVGLMFGFWIMPHMWQKFYSAKSPTILAKTSIITPFWNSWLMALGALFIGMMAHTPGLVPGLTPENSDTIIPLFFSTYAPIFGAIVVAAIIAAGISTINSALLSSASLLVNDIYVRFINKDVSPAKTTFISKMTVLLMTLIVVIFAFIPAAQGFLIPVAALGYGIVLQLVPAALGPLYWRKGTLAGAAASIIVGEAALAAVYIFGSPLSFGPATTGFILGILTFIGVSMITKDTNAQEKDDHHKDLVETYFPSEAN
- a CDS encoding replication initiation and membrane attachment family protein — encoded protein: MGNHWKELLPIDHYQVRSNGLMHDFYRKTLTSLYQPLIGAVAYSLYMTLWSQLENEQDWSERATHRSLMNITQLDLKEILLARKKLEGIGLLTTYVKEENGERSYLYQLEVPMSPDNFFNDGALNVYLYNRLGNHQFQQLKRKFTTTTHVEGFTLITAAFNEVYDSLHPSEMRTTESSEISQAMELEEGSAYLKEKTGSSISIAEDFDMEWLEQSLSDLIVPKDALNAEMKDTIKKLVYIYNIEPLQMKQLIESTYVKYDELSAEALRKSTHEWYAVQHQNKLPHLSLRIQPPMYKQQKKKQAETEEEKAMELFESISPYEQLEKMAGGAKPAASDIKIIEGIMFEQNLNPGVVNVLIDYVMRTNDMKMVKAYIEKIAAHWARKNIKTVSEAMALAKSEHRKYQEWSKPATARKKAYSAKNERKDKLPKWMTENKQEPVQDLSDFEQQKRQLEARLKKYSD
- a CDS encoding LysR family transcriptional regulator; protein product: MQLQLRSLEVFITVVEKKGFTKAAEALYVGQPALSKTIQKLEQELKVTLFDRSSKKIQLTDEGKVLYEKSKEILAKVTSIPESLHELSEVIIGEVRVGIPQIIGTVFFPQVAYHFLKKYPKVTLTTEEDGSVIIESLVNRGELDIGFVVLPASNTLDAEVIYQDTFVVCVSSKHPLAGAEEVSLSQLKEEKFILFDKSFALYNLIRNHCIESGFSPEVTFQSKQWDLVLQLVSAQLGITVIPKILANKLNDIDIVALPITQPKTVWNIGIITKKNAYKSYALKEFINVVREIYTS
- the nrdR gene encoding transcriptional regulator NrdR; this translates as MRCPSCQHNGTRVLDSRPVHEARSIRRRRECEACNYRFTTFETVEETPLIVVKKGGTREEFSREKVLRGLIKACEKRPVPLEVLEDAVSNIEKELRNEGSLEVSSEDVGELVMEHLADIDEVAYVRFASVYRQFKDINVFVEELKELLKRVDK
- the trpB gene encoding tryptophan synthase subunit beta, with translation MSIVKEKGYFGQFGGSFVPPDLQEVLDDLDKQFEKYKDDEEFIQEYNYYLKEYVGRENPLTYAERLTNRLGGAKIYLKREDLNHTGAHKINNAIGQILLAKRMGVKRIIAETGAGQHGVATATACAMFGMDCVIYMGAEDTKRQALNVFRMELLGAKVVPVEKGQGRLKDAVDEALNDLVQNHKNTFYLLGSAVGPHPYPTIVKHFQSIISEESKRQIMEKEGKLPTAVIACVGGGSNAIGAFAHYIEEDNVRLIGVEPDKAPSLTEGVPAELHGFKCLALIDEEGNPKPTYSIAAGLDYPGIGPEHSHLKVSERAEYYTVTNEEVLEAFQILSKTEGIIPALESAHAIAYTLKLAPTLKKDDVLIVNLSGRGDKDVQQVFEML
- a CDS encoding TetR family transcriptional regulator, encoding MKPYDKIMDAVKNLATHYPYDKITYADVAKEANVHWTTVRRHLGNKENLKKKLLAYQSENNHSFTDTRTKILDAAEKTFTKYGYEGATLDQVAKEAGLTKGAVYWHFTSKSDLFLVLTDRSLKKLIEGLPQQSEDIFNSRSSMEALKVLLENEFRACAEEKNDKPLLFFEFISKRRDQEIKEKLSTSFSQLFEGTSEILKKLQQQNLVTRDVDSHALSVILHALTNGIMLMSLVSPDHVPLRTIADDVSKIIWKGIMPEN
- a CDS encoding Uma2 family endonuclease, whose product is MRYSKKKDVIHENPLTYNDYASLDDGKRYELVDGVLELMSPSPTPSHQMVSSEIHKRFLNSCEENYICFCAPIDLILSDTMVRQPDLVLVHRDRFSKIVKKRGIVGSPDLVIEILSPSSVKRDKESKLETYERFSIPEYWIVDPNNRCIEQYLLSGEQYTLPTVYEEDDKIQSDNISCVSFSMKEIMENVLEIPE
- a CDS encoding AMP-binding enzyme; translated protein: MRDEVVKAFIQLHEGVTITKEEIIAFCKESLSDFKIPEHIEFVKEFPRTSIGKIQKNLLRHS
- the dnaI gene encoding primosomal protein DnaI, translated to MEPIKNTLQEMMNKNSFQNRLLKVKKEILSNEQIREFVADHALSRTTVERSLSKLYEFNQQHKNCVKCPGLALCPNVLKGYSPNLFLNQGSIDVGYSPCPLKEKQDEERRQRSLFQSLYVPKEVLNARFLEIEINPERFDAIQTAEKYVKDFVPGKTKHGLYFYGDFGVGKTYVMCAIANELALLKNVKSLMVYTPDFFRDLKNAIGSDRFLEKLTYIKTVPLLILDDIGAEAISGWIRDEVLGSILQYRMMENLPTLYSSNYDYNELEEHLAYSEKAGTELLKAKRIMERIRHYTISKYIGGKNRRENFSLSK